A stretch of Campylobacter gracilis DNA encodes these proteins:
- a CDS encoding hydrogenase maturation protease, with protein MLVLGIGNVIYADEGIGVHFVRALAQNYKFYPKAAARNSMASEDFAAQNFMQNSAQVSAIQNSTSQNSIERNSLQNFADENSIFKQNFATANLDRNSTSENSAKQNFASNSTSQNSAINSAAQSSINANLVAKNLAVPSDSADQISFIDGGTLASFLMPTMAEFDEILLVDCINADGAKGGEVYFFDYNAMPKQISWSGSAHEVEMLQTLQMMDLCGDLPHVKILAVVPQRIEEASFKLSSVILESSKIMEKTALKYLSDLGFAHEKIADLSAQDIADRFAKRGRDDSSI; from the coding sequence GTGCTGGTACTGGGTATCGGCAACGTCATCTACGCGGACGAGGGCATAGGCGTGCACTTCGTCCGCGCGCTCGCGCAGAACTATAAATTTTATCCTAAAGCCGCCGCACGAAATTCTATGGCGAGCGAGGATTTCGCGGCGCAGAATTTCATGCAAAATTCCGCCCAAGTCTCTGCGATACAAAATTCTACCTCGCAAAATTCCATAGAGCGCAACTCCTTGCAAAATTTTGCAGATGAGAATTCTATCTTTAAGCAAAATTTCGCGACAGCGAATTTAGACCGAAATTCTACTTCAGAAAATTCCGCAAAGCAGAATTTCGCTTCAAATTCTACTTCGCAGAATTCCGCCATAAATTCCGCAGCGCAAAGCTCTATCAATGCGAACCTCGTTGCCAAAAATCTCGCCGTGCCGAGCGATAGTGCGGATCAGATCAGCTTTATCGACGGCGGGACGCTGGCTAGCTTTTTGATGCCTACGATGGCGGAATTTGATGAAATTTTGCTCGTAGATTGCATAAACGCGGATGGCGCAAAGGGCGGCGAGGTGTATTTTTTCGACTACAACGCGATGCCTAAGCAGATCAGCTGGAGTGGTTCGGCGCACGAGGTCGAAATGCTTCAAACCCTGCAAATGATGGATCTTTGCGGCGATCTGCCTCACGTTAAAATTCTAGCGGTCGTGCCGCAGCGCATCGAGGAGGCGAGCTTTAAGCTAAGTTCCGTGATTTTAGAGTCCTCAAAAATCATGGAAAAAACGGCGCTTAAGTACCTATCGGATCTTGGTTTTGCGCATGAAAAAATCGCCGATCTTAGCGCCCAAGATATCGCGGATCGATTTGCAAAAAGGGGGCGAGATGATAGTAGCATATGA
- the cybH gene encoding Ni/Fe-hydrogenase, b-type cytochrome subunit: MKKRFAEYEFSIGLRLTHWLRALCITILVITGYYIAFVFTAPEVSPEPVLFMQAKFRFVHLIFGFAMIGAAIFKTYLFFFDKKSRKELLSIKDFFSPRVWIAQIKYYIFLGEHPHLRGVYNPLQFISYLGFYLVLFVICLTGMILYVHVYHEGLGGALYGLLRPLEAAMGGLSEVRMIHHLCMNIIIIFVPIHVYMAVFNAVKGRDGAMDAIVSGYKFKKEEHA, translated from the coding sequence ATGAAAAAAAGATTTGCGGAATACGAGTTCTCAATCGGTCTTAGGCTCACGCACTGGCTGCGTGCGCTTTGCATTACGATTTTGGTGATTACCGGATATTACATCGCCTTTGTTTTCACCGCGCCCGAGGTGAGTCCCGAGCCGGTGCTTTTTATGCAGGCTAAATTTAGATTCGTGCATCTGATCTTCGGCTTTGCGATGATTGGCGCGGCGATCTTTAAAACTTATCTTTTCTTCTTCGATAAAAAGAGCAGAAAAGAGCTTTTAAGCATCAAGGATTTTTTTAGCCCGCGTGTCTGGATCGCTCAGATCAAATACTATATCTTTTTGGGCGAGCACCCGCATCTTCGCGGCGTTTATAACCCGCTGCAGTTCATCTCCTATCTGGGCTTTTATCTAGTGCTGTTCGTAATCTGCCTAACTGGAATGATTCTATACGTTCACGTCTATCACGAGGGGTTAGGCGGTGCGCTATACGGGCTCTTGCGCCCGCTGGAAGCTGCGATGGGCGGTCTAAGCGAGGTGCGAATGATTCACCATCTTTGCATGAATATCATCATAATCTTCGTGCCGATCCACGTCTATATGGCGGTCTTTAACGCCGTCAAGGGCAGGGATGGCGCGATGGATGCGATCGTAAGCGGCTATAAATTTAAAAAGGAAGAGCACGCTTGA